One Brassica napus cultivar Da-Ae chromosome A1, Da-Ae, whole genome shotgun sequence genomic region harbors:
- the LOC106446904 gene encoding CSC1-like protein At4g15430 isoform X2: MASINDIGVAAAINIVTAIAFLLAFAILRIQPVNDRVYFPKWYLKGLRTSSIQTGGFGSKFINLDFRSYVRFLNWMPEALKMPEPELVHHAGLDSVVYLRIYLLGLKIFFPIACVAFTAMVPVNWTNKGLDRLKHTNISYSDIDKLSLSNIPNGSGRFWVHLCMAYAITFWTCFMLKREYKNIALMRLQFLANDERRPNQFTVLVRNIPTDPHESICELVEHFFKVNHPDHYLTYQAVHDSTKLSELVQKRKQMQNLLDYNINKHMRTQSKRPIIKMGFLGCCGEQVDGIKYYTSMVESLTREISEEKQRLRTGTKSIVPAAFVSFKSRWGAAVCAQTEQSRDPTEWLTEWAAEPRDIYYDNLALPYVDLKIRRIIVAIAYFFLTFFFMIPIAFVQSLANIEGIEKAFPFLKPLIEVKFFKSIIQGFLPGIALKIFLMFLPRILMQMSKFEGFVSTSSLERRAASRFYMFQFINVFLGSIVTGTAFQQLNRFLNQSANDIPKTIGVSIPMKATFFITYIMVDGWAGVAGEILRLKPLIIYHLKNSFLVRTENDREEATDAGTIGFNTGEPQIQLYFLLGLVYAAVSPILLPFIILFFALAYVVYRHQVINVYNQNYESAGKFWPDVHRRVVTALIVSQLLLMGLLSTKQASKSTPFLLVLPVLTIGFHMHCKCRYQPAFVRYSLQEAMIKDTLERTREPNLNLKAFFRNAYAHPEFRVGEDLELEMAVEKPNKTPELVATKRGSWRNTPLPSSKHSCPYSP; this comes from the exons ATGGCTTCAATAAACGATATTGGAGTAGCAGCAGCAATCAACATAGTCACAGCAATTGCGTTCTTGCTAGCTTTTGCAATACTCAGGATTCAACCAGTAAACGACAGAGTCTATTTCCCTAAATGGTATCTTAAGGGCCTAAGAACTAGCTCTATACAAACCGGTGGCTTCGGAAGCAAGTTTATCAACTTGGACTTTAGGTCATATGTTCGATTCCTCAACTGGATGCCTGAAGCACTTAAAATGCCAGAACCTGAGCTTGTCCATCACGCAGGACTAGATTCTGTTGTCTACTTGAGGATCTACTTACTTgg GCTCAAGATCTTTTTCCCCATAGCTTGTGTTGCTTTTACAGCAATGGTGCCTGTTAACTGGACAAACAAGGGTCTGGATCGGTTAAAACACACTAATATAAGTTACAGTGATATCGATAAACTTTCTTTATCGAATATACCAAATGGATCAGGCAG ATTTTGGGTGCATTTGTGTATGGCTTATGCCATCACCTTCTGGACATGCTTTATGCTGAAAAGAGAGTACAAGAATATAGCTTTGATGAGGCTACAGTTTCTTGCTAATGACGAAAGGAGACCTAACCAGTTTACT GTGCTGGTGAGAAACATTCCTACAGACCCTCATGAATCAATCTGTGAACTTGTTGAACATTTCTTCAAGGTCAATCATCCAGATCACTACCTCACTTACCAG GCAGTCCACGACTCAACAAAACTCTCAGAGTTGGTTCAGAAGAGGAAACAAATGCAGAATCTGCTCGATTACAATATCAACAAACACATGAGAACTCAATCTAAAAGGCCAATAATAAAG ATGGGGTTTCTTGGCTGTTGCGGTGAACAAGTTGATGGAATCAAGTACTACACGTCCATGGTGGAGAGTCTAACGAGAGAA ATAAGTGAGGAGAAGCAGAGGTTAAGGACAGGTACAAAGTCTATAGTCCCTGCAGCTTTTGTGTCTTTCAAGAGCCGTTGGGGAGCAGCGGTTTGTGCTCAAACTGAACAGTCAAGAGACCCAACAGAGTGGCTAACCGAATGGGCTGCAGAGCCACGTGACATCTACTATGACAATCTGGCATTGCCATACGTCGACCTTAAGATAAGAAGGATCATAGTAGCCATCGCATACTTCTTCCtcaccttcttcttcatgaTCCCAATAGCATTTGTACAGTCACTAGCTAACATCGAAGGCATAGAGAAGGCTTTTCCCTTCTTGAAGCCCCTTATAGAAGT GAAATTTTTTAAGTCCATCATCCAAGGGTTCCTTCCAGGGATTGCATTGAAGATCTTCCTCATGTTCCTCCCAAGAATATTGATGCAAATGTCGAAATTCGAAGGTTTTGTCAGCACATCCTCATTAGAGAGAAGAGCAGCAAGTAGATTCTACATGTTTCAGTTCATCAATGTTTTCTTAGGAAGCATAGTCACCGGGACTGCGTTTCAACAGCTCAACCGCTTCCTCAACCAGTCTGCAAACGA tattCCAAAGACAATAGGCGTCTCGATTCCAATGAAAGCGACCTTCTTCATAACATACATAATGGTGGATGGATGGGCAGGTGTTGCTGGAGAGATACTGAGGTTGAAGCCGCTAATAATCTATCATCTAAAGAACTCCTTCCTCGTGAGAACCGAGAATGATAGGGAAGAAGCAACTGATGCTGGAACCATAGGATTCAACACTGGTGAACCTCAAATACAACTCTACTTCCTTCTTGGTCTTGTTTACGCAGCAGTTAGCCCCATCCTTCTTCCCTTTATCATCCTCTTCTTCGCCCTGGCTTATGTAGTGTACCGTCATCAG GTTATAAATGTGTATAACCAAAATTATGAGAGCGCAGGGAAGTTCTGGCCTGACGTTCACAGGCGTGTCGTGACCGCACTGATAGTTTCTCAGTTGCTCTTGATGGGTCTTCTAAGCACCAAACAAGCTTCTAAGTCCACTCCTTTCCTTCTTGTGCTTCCGGTGTTGACCATTGGGTTCCACATGCACTGCAAATGCCGTTACCAACCTGCTTTTGTCAGATACTCTTTACAG GAAGCCATGATCAAAGATACACTGGAACGCACACGTGAGCCAAACCTTAACCTCAAGGCTTTCTTTAGAAATGCGTATGCCCACCCGGAGTTTAGGGTGGGAGAAGACCTAGAGCTAGAGATGGCCGTGGAGAAGCCTAATAAGACACCGGAGCTAGTTGCCACTAAGCGTGGCTCATGGAGGAACACTCCTTTGCCTAGCAGCAAACATAGCTGCCCTTATTCACCTTGA
- the LOC106446935 gene encoding serine/threonine protein phosphatase 2A 59 kDa regulatory subunit B' gamma isoform-like: MMKQIFGKLPKKTSKSSNPNVEVPPSSKPSNSNAPNGTVAPSSNRATNGVYEALPSFRDVPTSEKPNLFIKKLTLCCVVFDFTDPSKNLREKEIKRQTLLELVDYISTVSTKFTDAAMQEIAKLAVVNLFREFSSANQESKMLETLDAGDDEEPALEPAWPHLQVVYELLLRFVASPMTDAKLAKRYIDHSFVLKLLDLFDSEDQREREYLKTILHRIYGKFMVHRPFIRKAINNIFYRFMFETEKHNGIAELLEILGSIINGFALPLKEEHKLFLVRALIPLHRPKCAAAYHQQLCYCIVQFVEKDFKLADTVIRGLLKYWPVTNSSKEVMFLGELEEVLEATQAAEFQRCMVPLFRLIARCINSSHFQVAERALFLWNNDHIRNLITQNYKVIMPIVFPAMERNTRGHWHQAVQSLTLNVRKVLAETDQALFDECLAKFQEDEANKTEVLAKREATWKLLEDLAASKTVSNEAVLLSRFSSSVTLATGKTSAS, from the exons ATGATGAAGCAAATATTTGGGAAATTACCCAAAAAAACTTCCAAATCATCCAATCCAAACGTAGAAGTCCCTCCCAGCTCAAAACCTTCAAACTCAAATGCACCAAATGGCACCGTTGCTCCTTCCTCAAACAGAGCCACCAATGGGGTTTACGAAGCCCTGCCTAGCTTCAGAGACGTTCCCACCTCAGAGAAACCAAACCTCTTCATCAAGAAACTGACTCTATGCTGCGTCGTCTTCGACTTCACCGACCCTTCCAAGAAtctcagagagaaagagataaaGAGGCAGACTTTGCTCGAGCTCGTTGACTACATCTCCACCGTCTCCACTAAGTTCACCGACGCTGCGATGCAAGAGATTGCGAAGCTGGCTGTTGTTAATCTCTTCAGGGAGTTCTCTTCCGCGAATCAAGAAAGCAAGATGCTGGAAACACTTGATGCTGGTGATGATGAGGAGCCTGCTTTAGAGCCTGCTTGGCCTCACCTTCAAGTTGTCTACGAGCTTCTCCTTAGATTCGTGGCTTCGCCCATGACTGACGCCAAGCTTGCAAAGAGATACATCGACCATTCTTTCGTCTTGAAGCTGTTGGATTTGTTTGACTCTGAAGATCAAAGAGAGAGGGAGTATCTGAAGACCATTCTCCATCGAATCTACGGGAAGTTCATGGTTCACCGTCCTTTTATAAGAAAAGCTATCAACAATATCTTCTACAGGTTCATGTTTGAGACCGAGAAGCATAACGGTATCGCCGAGCTGCTTGAGATTCTTGGAAGTATAATCAACGGTTTCGCTTTGCCGTTGAAAGAAGAGCACAAGCTCTTCCTTGTCCGGGCTTTGATACCGCTGCACAGACCTAAATGTGCTGCGGCTTATCACCAGCAGCTTTGTTACTGCATTGTTCAGTTTGTAGAGAAAGACTTCAAGCTTGCTGACACGGTCATTAGAGGGCTTCTGAAGTATTGGCCTGTGACTAACAGTTCAAAGGAAGTTATGTTCCTTGGTGAGTTGGAAGAAGTCTTGGAAGCAACTCAAGCAGCTGAGTTTCAGCGGTGTATGGTTCCTTTGTTCCGTCTAATCGCAAGATGCATCAACAGTTCGCATTTTCAG gTGGCTGAAAGAGCTTTGTTTCTGTGGAACAACGACCACATAAGAAACCTGATTACTCAAAACTATAAAGTGATAATGCCGATTGTGTTCCCGGCTATGGAGAGGAACACGCGTGGCCATTGGCACCAAGCGGTTCAGAGTCTGACTTTGAATGTGAGAAAGGTACTGGCAGAGACAGACCAGGCTCTGTTTGATGAATGCTTAGCCAAGTTCCAAGAAGACGAGGCGAATAAAACTGAGGTTTTAGCTAAAAGAGAAGCAACATGGAAGCTTTTGGAAGACTTGGCGGCTTCCAAAACCGTGAGCAACGAGGCAGTGCTGCTCTCAAGGTTTTCATCTTCGGTTACACTTGCCACTGGGAAAACTTCTGCTAGTTGA
- the LOC106373934 gene encoding pentatricopeptide repeat-containing protein At1g62590, producing MNVGAKPCHRSLSSLSSLFKSRTQKNVHRNTVLIQSELEVEVRRECKTGQLKLEKALLYFEKLVEARPMPLVETFNHLLGSVMKLREASEVISMYKRMKHHGVDPGPYTSNILINAFRHLGKIDYAFCVLSDFMKRGLEPDLVTVDSLVCGLCSQGRVIDAVKVFDEMSKRGVKSDATLYGTIIGKLCGAGETGMAVGLHRRMIAAGYEGNAVTYGFIISSFVKNKSIDEAMAVFGEMKANRVSPNVLSFGMIIHGLSSSGRLKEARGCFDEMIAQGISPGLVVYNSLIYGLCKEGMWDDVAEMINEMVSRGIPPDVCTYNTLISRLCKDNKLSEAIDVYGSMIDKGPEPNLQTYNSLLDGLFTGCRLIDATKLFETMRHEEIELNVVTYNIMISGYSKYGKLEEAFELIREMNCKGLKADSYTCMSLIRFVNKAGDSEVAKEVIDVICKSDCSLNLHHYTALIDGLIKREKIDEARRLFDQILPNVVAYNSMIMGYFKYGKMMEAMELITRMRRDGMRPSGAISTTLIRGARQAGNWDIALEIFDADGQALNVIQFNALINGLIKSGRWDDAKRLFDEISDKGLVPDPITYNTMISGYCKHGKLEEATELIRRMKHEGMEPDSYTYTSLIHASCRAGNSDAAQDIFNAIRKSGQSPDIFQFNAIISGLIKNGKLDDAKRLFDEIQNMGLVADVVTYNIVINALCKHEMLSEARALFYELESKGCSPDSVMFNTVITGFLQLNKVKDAVPLLESMLDRKFTPDSGVKHRLRRVLAHADGRKALQPLLDTYGENIFE from the coding sequence ATGAACGTCGGAGCAAAACCTTGTCATCGCTCCCTCTCTTCACTCTCCTCGCTTTTCAAATCGAGGACCCAAAAGAACGTACATAGAAACACAGTTCTGATCCAAAGCGAGCTTGAAGTTGAGGTGCGCCGAGAATGCAAGACCGGTCAACTAAAGCTCGAAAAAGCTCTGCTTTACTTCGAAAAACTCGTAGAGGCAAGACCCATGCCTTTGGTCGAGACATTTAATCACCTGTTAGGTTCCGTCATGAAGCTTAGAGAAGCTTCGGAAGTGATCTCTATGTACAAGAGGATGAAACATCACGGGGTTGATCCTGGTCCGTACACTTCCAACATTTTGATTAACGCATTTCGCCATTTGGGGAAAATCGATTACGCGTTTTGCGTTCTGAGTGATTTCATGAAGAGAGGCTTGGAGCCTGACCTGGTGACGGTTGATAGTTTGGTGTGTGGTTTGTGTTCTCAAGGGAGAGTGATAGATGCAGTTAAGGTGTTCGACGAAATGTCTAAGAGAGGGGTTAAGAGTGATGCGACTCTCTATGGGACTATCATCGGTAAGCTTTGCGGGGCTGGCGAAACGGGCATGGCTGTGGGTTTGCATAGAAGGATGATTGCTGCTGGCTACGAGGGGAACGCCGTCACTTACGGGTTTATAATCAGCTCCTTTGTTAAGAACAAGTCGATCGATGAAGCAATGGCGGTGTTTGGAGAAATGAAGGCGAATAGAGTTTCCCctaatgttttatcttttggaATGATTATCCATGGTTTGAGTAGCTCGGGGAGGTTGAAGGAGGCGCGTGGATGTTTCGATGAGATGATTGCTCAAGGGATCTCTCCCGGTCTCGTTGTTTATAACTCTCTCATCTATGGATTGTGCAAAGAAGGAATGTGGGACGATGTTGCAGAGATGATCAATGAAATGGTGAGCAGAGGGATACCACCGGATGTTTGCACTTACAACACTTTGATAAGTCGTCTCTGCAAAGACAATAAGCTGAGTGAAGCGATTGATGTGTATGGCTCAATGATTGATAAAGGTCCGGAGCCTAACTTACAGACGTATAACTCGCTGTTGGATGGTTTATTCACAGGGTGTAGGCTTATAGACGCAACTAAACTGTTCGAGACGATGAGGCATGAGGAGATTGAGCTTAATGTAGTTACTTACAACATAATGATCAGTGGGTATAGCAAGTATGGGAAACTTGAGGAAGCCTTCGAGCTTATAAGGGAAATGAACTGTAAAGGGTTGAAGGCAGATAGCTATACATGTATGTCGCTGATCCGCTTTGTTAACAAAGCTGGAGACTCAGAAGTTGCCAAAGAAGTGATCGATGTGATATGCAAGTCTGATTGCTCTCTAAACCTACATCATTACACTGCTCTAATTGATGGTCtgattaaaagagaaaaaatagatGAAGCAAGAAGACTATTTGATCAAATCTTGCCAAATGTTGTAGCGTACAACAGTATGATCATGGGCTATTTCAAGTATGGTAAAATGATGGAAGCCATGGAGCTCATAACAAGAATGAGACGTGATGGGATGAGACCAAGCGGTGCTATATCCACGACGCTAATACGTGGTGCAAGACAAGCCGGAAACTGGGACATTGCCTTGGAGATCTTTGATGCAGATGGTCAAGCTTTAAACGTAATTCAGTTCAACGCTCTCATCAATGGTCTGATAAAAAGTGGTAGATGGGATGATGCAAAGAGACTCTTTGATGAAATCTCGGACAAGGGTTTGGTGCCTGATCCAATTACATACAATACAATGATCAGTGGCTATTGCAAACATGGAAAGCTAGAAGAAGCCACTGAGCTTATAAGACGAATGAAACATGAGGGGATGGAACCAGACAGTTATACATATACTTCACTGATACACGCTTCTTGCCGAGCTGGAAATTCAGATGCTGCTCAAGATATCTTCAATGCAATACGCAAGTCTGGTCAATCTCCCGACATATTTCAGTTCAATGCTATCATCAGTGGTCTGATTAAAAATGGGAAGCTGGATGACGCAAAGAGACTCTTTGATGAAATCCAGAACATGGGATTGGTGGCAGATGTGGTAACGTACAATATAGTTATCAATGCCCTCTGCAAACATGAGATGCTATCAGAAGCCAGAGCATTGTTCTATGAATTAGAATCAAAGGGTTGTTCACCTGATTCTGTTATGTTCAACACCGTTATAACTGGCTTCCTTCAACTGAACAAGGTTAAAGATGCTGTCCCGCTTCTTGAGAGCATGCTCGATAGGAAATTCACCCCAGACAGTGGGGTTAAACACAGACTGCGTCGAGTTCTTGCTCATGCTGATGGTCGTAAAGCTCTTCAGCCACTTCTAGACACTTACGGAGAGAACATTTTCGAGTGA
- the LOC106446904 gene encoding CSC1-like protein At4g15430 isoform X1, translating to MASINDIGVAAAINIVTAIAFLLAFAILRIQPVNDRVYFPKWYLKGLRTSSIQTGGFGSKFINLDFRSYVRFLNWMPEALKMPEPELVHHAGLDSVVYLRIYLLGLKIFFPIACVAFTAMVPVNWTNKGLDRLKHTNISYSDIDKLSLSNIPNGSGSRFWVHLCMAYAITFWTCFMLKREYKNIALMRLQFLANDERRPNQFTVLVRNIPTDPHESICELVEHFFKVNHPDHYLTYQAVHDSTKLSELVQKRKQMQNLLDYNINKHMRTQSKRPIIKMGFLGCCGEQVDGIKYYTSMVESLTREISEEKQRLRTGTKSIVPAAFVSFKSRWGAAVCAQTEQSRDPTEWLTEWAAEPRDIYYDNLALPYVDLKIRRIIVAIAYFFLTFFFMIPIAFVQSLANIEGIEKAFPFLKPLIEVKFFKSIIQGFLPGIALKIFLMFLPRILMQMSKFEGFVSTSSLERRAASRFYMFQFINVFLGSIVTGTAFQQLNRFLNQSANDIPKTIGVSIPMKATFFITYIMVDGWAGVAGEILRLKPLIIYHLKNSFLVRTENDREEATDAGTIGFNTGEPQIQLYFLLGLVYAAVSPILLPFIILFFALAYVVYRHQVINVYNQNYESAGKFWPDVHRRVVTALIVSQLLLMGLLSTKQASKSTPFLLVLPVLTIGFHMHCKCRYQPAFVRYSLQEAMIKDTLERTREPNLNLKAFFRNAYAHPEFRVGEDLELEMAVEKPNKTPELVATKRGSWRNTPLPSSKHSCPYSP from the exons ATGGCTTCAATAAACGATATTGGAGTAGCAGCAGCAATCAACATAGTCACAGCAATTGCGTTCTTGCTAGCTTTTGCAATACTCAGGATTCAACCAGTAAACGACAGAGTCTATTTCCCTAAATGGTATCTTAAGGGCCTAAGAACTAGCTCTATACAAACCGGTGGCTTCGGAAGCAAGTTTATCAACTTGGACTTTAGGTCATATGTTCGATTCCTCAACTGGATGCCTGAAGCACTTAAAATGCCAGAACCTGAGCTTGTCCATCACGCAGGACTAGATTCTGTTGTCTACTTGAGGATCTACTTACTTgg GCTCAAGATCTTTTTCCCCATAGCTTGTGTTGCTTTTACAGCAATGGTGCCTGTTAACTGGACAAACAAGGGTCTGGATCGGTTAAAACACACTAATATAAGTTACAGTGATATCGATAAACTTTCTTTATCGAATATACCAAATGGATCAGGCAG TAGATTTTGGGTGCATTTGTGTATGGCTTATGCCATCACCTTCTGGACATGCTTTATGCTGAAAAGAGAGTACAAGAATATAGCTTTGATGAGGCTACAGTTTCTTGCTAATGACGAAAGGAGACCTAACCAGTTTACT GTGCTGGTGAGAAACATTCCTACAGACCCTCATGAATCAATCTGTGAACTTGTTGAACATTTCTTCAAGGTCAATCATCCAGATCACTACCTCACTTACCAG GCAGTCCACGACTCAACAAAACTCTCAGAGTTGGTTCAGAAGAGGAAACAAATGCAGAATCTGCTCGATTACAATATCAACAAACACATGAGAACTCAATCTAAAAGGCCAATAATAAAG ATGGGGTTTCTTGGCTGTTGCGGTGAACAAGTTGATGGAATCAAGTACTACACGTCCATGGTGGAGAGTCTAACGAGAGAA ATAAGTGAGGAGAAGCAGAGGTTAAGGACAGGTACAAAGTCTATAGTCCCTGCAGCTTTTGTGTCTTTCAAGAGCCGTTGGGGAGCAGCGGTTTGTGCTCAAACTGAACAGTCAAGAGACCCAACAGAGTGGCTAACCGAATGGGCTGCAGAGCCACGTGACATCTACTATGACAATCTGGCATTGCCATACGTCGACCTTAAGATAAGAAGGATCATAGTAGCCATCGCATACTTCTTCCtcaccttcttcttcatgaTCCCAATAGCATTTGTACAGTCACTAGCTAACATCGAAGGCATAGAGAAGGCTTTTCCCTTCTTGAAGCCCCTTATAGAAGT GAAATTTTTTAAGTCCATCATCCAAGGGTTCCTTCCAGGGATTGCATTGAAGATCTTCCTCATGTTCCTCCCAAGAATATTGATGCAAATGTCGAAATTCGAAGGTTTTGTCAGCACATCCTCATTAGAGAGAAGAGCAGCAAGTAGATTCTACATGTTTCAGTTCATCAATGTTTTCTTAGGAAGCATAGTCACCGGGACTGCGTTTCAACAGCTCAACCGCTTCCTCAACCAGTCTGCAAACGA tattCCAAAGACAATAGGCGTCTCGATTCCAATGAAAGCGACCTTCTTCATAACATACATAATGGTGGATGGATGGGCAGGTGTTGCTGGAGAGATACTGAGGTTGAAGCCGCTAATAATCTATCATCTAAAGAACTCCTTCCTCGTGAGAACCGAGAATGATAGGGAAGAAGCAACTGATGCTGGAACCATAGGATTCAACACTGGTGAACCTCAAATACAACTCTACTTCCTTCTTGGTCTTGTTTACGCAGCAGTTAGCCCCATCCTTCTTCCCTTTATCATCCTCTTCTTCGCCCTGGCTTATGTAGTGTACCGTCATCAG GTTATAAATGTGTATAACCAAAATTATGAGAGCGCAGGGAAGTTCTGGCCTGACGTTCACAGGCGTGTCGTGACCGCACTGATAGTTTCTCAGTTGCTCTTGATGGGTCTTCTAAGCACCAAACAAGCTTCTAAGTCCACTCCTTTCCTTCTTGTGCTTCCGGTGTTGACCATTGGGTTCCACATGCACTGCAAATGCCGTTACCAACCTGCTTTTGTCAGATACTCTTTACAG GAAGCCATGATCAAAGATACACTGGAACGCACACGTGAGCCAAACCTTAACCTCAAGGCTTTCTTTAGAAATGCGTATGCCCACCCGGAGTTTAGGGTGGGAGAAGACCTAGAGCTAGAGATGGCCGTGGAGAAGCCTAATAAGACACCGGAGCTAGTTGCCACTAAGCGTGGCTCATGGAGGAACACTCCTTTGCCTAGCAGCAAACATAGCTGCCCTTATTCACCTTGA
- the LOC125575705 gene encoding glycerol kinase-like: MTGDLAEIRLFCSCTILRLDVLGQETLLNLFLRNYLPYNLYDKAVRIDDLELSNVQERFETFSVNMTHNLIVRLRHKQNLDKATADGHNVDGGLKAIGLTDQRETPSFEANPLDFLSTKLSRLEKELSGVRSHFVESCALPISTYFSAMKLLWLMENVHAVKDAIKKGYAIFGTIDTWLIWNMTGGVNGGLHVTDVTKILRSISISYSRISLTDVAQKLRLNSAYPMADA; this comes from the exons ATGACTGGTGATCTTGCTGAGATCC GACTCTTCTGTTCTTGCACCATACTGCGTCTTGATGTGTTGGGTcag GAAACACTTTTGAATCTCTTCCTTCGCAACTACCTGCCCTACAACCTTTATGACAAA GCAGTGAGGATAGATGACTTAGAGCTCAGTAACGTCCAAGAGAGGTTTGAGACATTTTCTGTAAACATGACTCACAACCTCATAGTCAGGCTCCGACACAAACAGAATCTTGACAAAGCCACAGCCGATGGACACAACGTGGACGGTGGCTTGAAGGCCATTGGGCTTACCGATCAAAGAGAGACGCCATCTTTTGAAGCAAATCCACTTGACTTCCTCTCCACAAAGCTATC GAGACTAGAGAAGGAACTATCAGGAGTAAGATCCCATTTTGTTGAGTCTTGTGCATTGCCTATAAGCACATACTTCTCTGCCATGAAGCTTCTCTGGCTAATGGAGAACGTACATGCTGTTAAAGACGCTATCAAGAAAGGATATGCCATCTTTGGCACAATCGACACATGGCTGATCTGGAACATGACCGGCGGTGTGAATGGAGGTCTACACGTCACTGATGTCACCAAGATCTTACGCAGCATTAGCATCTCTTACTCAAGAATCTCTCTAACAGATGTTGCCCAGAAGCTAAGGCTAAACTCTGCATACCCGATGGCAGATGCATAA
- the LOC106376360 gene encoding ribonuclease 3-like protein 3, producing MGTQLPNADTESLQRLLNLSLGVNDNNTENVNASQPANSIGTDQPLGIEFVEKILNYEFKDKNLLLQAFTDASFDENCVSYERLEFLGDTVLNLIVTKYLYFRYEDATPGSLTRLRAFNVDREKLARVAVKYNLHRYLRHKKPVLEDQILKFARDIEKYPLHSRHLLETPKTLADIVESTIGALYTDCDSFETVCKVVKSLLEPIIPLDKLENHPVTELNEMCQKKNLKLKFDDNTWEVDKTVRVFIEDHLVGHGHHLVKKDIAKNCAAQNALDKFSHTFPQI from the exons ATGGGAACGCAACTCCCAAACGCAGACACTGAATCCCTCCAGCGGTTACTGAATTTGAGCCTCGGAGTTAACGACAACAACACAGAAAACGTCAACGCATCACAACCAGCAAACTCCATTGGTACAGACCAGCCTTTGGGCATCGAATTCgtggagaagatcttgaactatGAGTTCAAAGATAAGAACTTGCTGCTGCAAGCGTTCACCGATGCTAGTTTTGATGAAAACTGTGTTTCTTACGAACGCTTAGAATTCTTAGGAGACACAGTCTTAAACTTGATTGtaaccaaatatttatattttcgcTACGAGGATGCTACACCTGGTTCATTGACCAGACTCCGTGCGTTCAACGTTGATAGAGAGAAACTTGCCCGAGTCGCCGTAAAATATAATCTGCATCGTTACCTCCGTCATAAGAAACCCGTGCTTGAGGACCAA ATATTGAAATTTGCAAGAGATATAGAAAAATATCCACTACATTCGCGTCATCTCCTGGAAACTCCTAAAACCCTAGCTGATATAGTAGAGTCTACCATTGGAGCTCTCTACACCGACTGCGACTCCTTCGAAACCGTGTGTAAG gtGGTAAAATCATTGTTGGAGCCAATAATACCATTAGATAAACTGGAGAACCATCCAGTGACAGAACTCAATGAGATGTGTCAGAAGAAGAACTTGAAACTGAAGTTCGATGACAATACTTGGGAAGTTGATAAAACTGTTCGTGTCTTTATTGAGGACCATTTGGTTGGACATGGACACCATCTTGTCAAGAAAGACATTGCTAAAAATTGTGCTGCACAAAATGCTCTGGACAAATTTTCCCATACCTTTCCACAGATTTAA